The genomic stretch GTTTTATTTTCTTTACGGATTTCCGTAAAGAGGCTAATTTTTTTGAATTTATTTTCTAAGTAATTGAATTAATGCCGTTTGCGAAGTTGTAAAATGTTGAATTTGATTGAAGAACAATTTTAAAAACCTACTTTGAAATGAATGATACTATATTAAAGCAGTAAGTGGAAAATTGAATCTATCACTTTTAGTATAATTATCGAGAAGCATTAAAAAAGACTTTTATAAGTTACTCTAACTCTTCAATAATCCCTTCAATTCCTTTATAAAAACCAGTATAATAATCATTGTTTTTAAACTCAGGAACCATCACGTTATTAATGATATGTAGTGTTTCATCATCCGTGAGTTTTTCCATAATTCCGTCGCCATTTTGAATCCAAACACGGCGATCTTTCATGTATAACGCAATTAAAACGCCATTATTTTTATACTCTTGTCCAACTTTCCAGTTGTTTGCTAAATCTAATGAGTATTCTTCCAATCCGCTATATTCTTGAATGGAAGTTAGTGTAACAATTGCAATCTGATTGGATGTTTTAGCTTCGTGTTGTTGCACCAATTCTAGTAAATTGGCTTCCTGTTCATCTGACAGAATATTATCGAAATCATTGACAAATCCGATAGGAATAGGAAATATAACGTCGGTTGTGTGGGTAGATACGTGCGAGTGAGAATGCGTTTTGTGAGTCGCTTCACAGCTAATACAAAGTATAACCAGCAGGGCAGGCAGGAGACTTTTGAATTTCATAGTAGGCAATTAATATCAATTTGGGTATGTGCAATATAAGAAAATACTTTAAGCTTTTACGAAAAATTAACATATGAATATTTAAACTGTCATTACTTCATATATTGTATTCTTGCCATTGCAACGGATTCGCCAATTTTTTCGAACTAAATTCCAAATGTAATACACGCCGTTGTTTATGGTTTAATGAGCAAAACCATTTTCTCTCAGTGATGATTTATAGGATATACTTTCGATCAAAAAACTAATTTAATAATTTTAATTGCTCATCAATTTGCGCGTGAAGAAAGCTAATTTGCGCGGTATATTTATCAGTATCTTCATTAATTGTTTT from Kordia antarctica encodes the following:
- a CDS encoding TPM domain-containing protein, whose translation is MKFKSLLPALLVILCISCEATHKTHSHSHVSTHTTDVIFPIPIGFVNDFDNILSDEQEANLLELVQQHEAKTSNQIAIVTLTSIQEYSGLEEYSLDLANNWKVGQEYKNNGVLIALYMKDRRVWIQNGDGIMEKLTDDETLHIINNVMVPEFKNNDYYTGFYKGIEGIIEELE